Proteins from a single region of Zonotrichia leucophrys gambelii isolate GWCS_2022_RI chromosome 17, RI_Zleu_2.0, whole genome shotgun sequence:
- the PTGES gene encoding prostaglandin E synthase: MMENKVFLSFTFYSTILILKMYVVAIITGQVRLRKKAFANPEDALRNGGLQFYRQDPDVERCRRAHRNDMENIFPFLFLGAIYSLLDPSPTVARIHFLIFCVGRIVHTIAYLLQLRAPTRSVAYGVAQLPCFSMALQILLATTPHW, translated from the exons atgatggaaaataaaGTGTTCCTGTCATTCACGTTCTACAGCAcgattctgattttaaaaatgtatgtcGTTGCCATCATTACCGGCCAAGTGAGACTCAGAAAGAAG GCATTTGCAAACCCAGAGGACGCCCTGCGCAATGGGGGGCTGCAGTTCTACCGCCAGGACCCTGACGTGGAGCGGTGCCGCAG GGCCCACCGCAACGACATGGAGAACatctttcccttcctcttcctcggAGCCATCTACTCCCTGCTGGATCCCAGTCCCACCGTGGCCAGGATCCACTTCCTCATCTTCTGTGTGGGAAGGATCGTGCACACCATTGcctacctgctgcagctgagggctcCCACCCGCTCCGTGGCCTACGGCGTGgcccagctgccctgcttcTCCATGGCCCTGCAGATCCTGCTGGCCACCACCCCACACTGGTAA